One Corynebacterium matruchotii genomic window, CCAGGGCACAGCACCGCTGGGCACCAGGGTGGGCGGCCGCGTCGGCGAGCGTTAGCTTGGTTTCGCTCCATCGGGCCCTGATTTTGGGCCCATCCTCACCGAAACCCAGCTAACGGAAACCACGGAGATCGTGGAAACCACGGGGATGCCCGCCAAAAAATCGTGACGTCAGTCATGGGTTTTATCCCATTCGCCTTGATAGTGTGAGGCCATGACTGTTGCTGGCCACACGCCGGGCTTCTATCTGGTGGCCTTTTCACTGGTGTCCGTGTTCCTCGTCATTATGGAACGCCTGGTTACCGGCTATCACACATTCCCATATGTTGTTGCCCAAGCCATTGTCGGCTGCATCCTTATCATCATTGCCGCCATCCTCACCCCCCGCTGGGCGAAAAACCCCGACAACACCCCCTTGGCCGTCGCTACCGCCATCGTCAACATTCTGCTCTTCATCATCGGTGACGTCACCATCTCCTCCAGCGTGCTGGCCGTGGCCCTGTGGGTGGTGTACCGCTCATTCAGCATGCGCGCCTGCCTAGGGCTCACTATCGCCTTCATAATCTTTTCGCCCATCCCCTATATATTGAGGCATCTGCCGGCCGAACGGGTCATCCGGGAATTCATTGGCGCCAGCATCCTCTTCATCCTGTACCTGTTCCTCGCCTGGTTTCTGGCATCCCTCGAAGCTGGCGCCGAACGCGAACGTGCCCTAGCAATCGAAGCCGCGGTGAGTAAAGAACAAACCGCCGCCGCCCGCATGCTTCACGACGGCCTAGGCCAGCAATTGGTCGCCATCACCATGTCCTTCAACGTGGCAAAAGCACTCAAACCCACCAACGAGGAAGCGGCCTGGCAAGAACTAGAGCACGCCCGCACTGTGACCAACCAAGCACTCACCGACCTACGACGCTGGGTGAGGGCCCTCGACCCACCAACCACACCCACCCCACACACCACCAACCAACTGGTAGAAATAATGAAATCGCTATCGCAAACCTTTTCGAGCACCGGCCTGGAGTTCCGCATCATCCCGCCATCTGAGGACCAACCCATCCCCACGCCCATAGGGGAAATCCTCCACATCGCCGCCCAGGAAGGCGTCGCCAACGCCCTCCGCCACGGCCACCCCACCGCAATCCACTTTCACCTCAGCACTACCGACGACACCGTCACCCTGATGGTGGAAGACCACGGCGATCCCACGGCCACGGCGTCGACAAGCGAAAAACCGGAAGGGTACGGGCTGCGCTCACTGCGGGAACGCGCGGAACACGCCGGCGGCACCGTGACCGCCACCCCCACACCCACCGGCTTCCAACTCACCACCATCCTGCCACTAAGGGAGGCCTAAACCATGACCGTACTCACTGACTGGGTGGTCGAACACATCCGCGCCGCCCTCCGCACTAGGGCAATGGTGCCCGGCGCCACTTACAGCGGCTACCAGCTCGCCGCCGACCTCGGCATATCCCGCAGCCCCGTCCGCGATGGGCTGCTGCGCCTCGCCGCCACCGGGCTCATCGAATTCACCCCCAACCGGGGCTTTCGCATCATCCAACCCACCGAAACCGACATCGCCGAAATCTACGCTCTTCGCATCGCCATCGAAGTCCCGGCCGCCCGGCGCGCCGCTCGCATACTCGCCAGCCAGCAGGGGCCCACTAGTCCCGTGGGGGACGTGCACGATTTCATCTTCGCCACCATCGGCTCGCGCCAGGGGAGCCGCATTCTCGCCCAACTCCGCGACCAGTTG contains:
- a CDS encoding GntR family transcriptional regulator, which gives rise to MTVLTDWVVEHIRAALRTRAMVPGATYSGYQLAADLGISRSPVRDGLLRLAATGLIEFTPNRGFRIIQPTETDIAEIYALRIAIEVPAARRAARILASQQGPTSPVGDVHDFIFATIGSRQGSRILAQLRDQLLAAPQIPGHGSADHQAIRRALTSYNSEAAGELMRRHLEHAALSRLTIVLDGNPEAAANLWQRVEAPEPAGDAARRRSC
- a CDS encoding sensor histidine kinase translates to MTVAGHTPGFYLVAFSLVSVFLVIMERLVTGYHTFPYVVAQAIVGCILIIIAAILTPRWAKNPDNTPLAVATAIVNILLFIIGDVTISSSVLAVALWVVYRSFSMRACLGLTIAFIIFSPIPYILRHLPAERVIREFIGASILFILYLFLAWFLASLEAGAERERALAIEAAVSKEQTAAARMLHDGLGQQLVAITMSFNVAKALKPTNEEAAWQELEHARTVTNQALTDLRRWVRALDPPTTPTPHTTNQLVEIMKSLSQTFSSTGLEFRIIPPSEDQPIPTPIGEILHIAAQEGVANALRHGHPTAIHFHLSTTDDTVTLMVEDHGDPTATASTSEKPEGYGLRSLRERAEHAGGTVTATPTPTGFQLTTILPLREA